The DNA region ATCTTGGAACACAATCATCAGCAAAGATATACAATTGATTCTCATCCCGCCTATACTTGCAGTAGTGGAATGACTGCCAAAGAATTAACACCATGGGAAATATAGTTAGTCCCTTATAGTGAACAAAGACCGGCAAGCAAGAAGAACAAGAATATGTACTTCAAAGAAATCCACCACACAAAAATGTACCTCACATCCAGTATGCAGAAAGCCGATATTGGAATATTACCACGGACTAAGACTACGCAACCAAACGTGATTGATTACATATAACAGTAACTCTGAACCCAGTATACATCAGGAAACAATATATGATATGTCATTGCATTTTGTACGAAGAGAAATTTTAGTCTAAATTTCAGCTATTGGACCCTTCCCGAAgaatttttaaccaaaaaataaaaaataaaaatccaagcATGTATCTACTTATTTAGCCTATATAATCCAAGGTCAAATAACTTGGTTTTTTAGACGAACAATAGGATATCAGTTACCCATGTATAACAAAAATGTAACGTGGGAAGGTGCCACACAACAGGAACCAGATACAACCACAGACAAAGAAAACATACCTCTTGAATGTCACCTACATAAATCCGATCACGATAAGTTTGGATTGACGCAATTGTGTTGGGAAACAGCTTATTCTCACACTTCctgagtaatcttttcttcccCAAATCATAGAGTCTGAGCACTGGTCCGATCCCAGCTAGTAACCTTCCTTGAAACTGGCACAAGGCAAGAGGAACACCATCCACTTGTGTCTTGTGCAAAAGTTCAAGGGACTTTCCATCATCTAGgaatctatatatatgtatatagccTGCTGTTACACTCTTTTTTGGCCAAAACTGCAGTCCCTTCGCTGTGCCAACAGCTAAAAGCGTACCATACTCCTTGTCATGGAAATTCACTGTACAGATACTGAATGCAGCTTCATTATCCTGAAGCTCCAGCAGACATGTTGTAGTTGCTGTCTTGGGGTCAAGAACTCTAATGCAAGACACCCATTTGTCAGACTCTGCCTTAGGATACCCGTAGTGCTCATCAGCCAAGGGATCCTCCTCATCCCCGCCATTTTCCATCTGATCTACATTACCGTTTCCATTGTCACCTAAACCTGCAGCCTCAAAACACTCTTTTTTGGCAGCTTCACGCTCTTCTGCTGTGAACGCTCCTTGATCACTTTCAATAATTACCAAAAGCTTTCGTTTGAGCTGAATGATAAACTTTCTAGGGGTGTACCTCAGTGGAATCACAGTTTCATTAAATGTTTCTCCCAATCTTTCAATAGTAAAAACCCTCAAAGCATTTCCAGCAACAGAAACTACACCTTCCGAACATTGATCGGATGAAAATGAGGCAGCATATTCAAGGGTCTCATACGATAGGGGTGTTAAgagaaaatgtccttgatggATATAACCAAGCCAGGGCCGACTTGACAAGCAAAGCATAGCATGCTTGCCTCTCACACTAATAGAAAATAGCTTTGGTGCTCTTAGTCCCAAGAATCGAGAACGGGAATCAGAGAGTTGACCTGTGACCATATCCACCACTGTTCTGAACAAAATCCCAGAGCGTAAACCAGCATTAAGGAAAAGGCTAGCAGGATGATCAGCACCATCCTCCCCACCAATTGATGCTTGAACCTCAAGAAAGAGGAGAGATTCTGGAACTCCAGAAAGACTTTGCACACTAAGAATTTGCATACAGTCATCAGGATCCAATGACAAAATACGAATGGTGCTGTCATATGAACCAACGGCAAGGAAACGAGATCTCTGTCTCCCTTCAGGTACAGGGGCAATGTCTAGACAGGCTACATCTCCAGACATTTCATGTTTCTCCACCTCCATTAACTGACCCGTCATATCAACCTCAAAATATATGAGTTCTCCTCCGCTCAGTGCAATAACTACCTGAAGTCTATTAGAGCCAACCTTTACAATCGTCCTCTTTCCAGGAGTTCTCCATTCATTAATACGTCCATCTTCCCTAATATGCCTAATTCCATTTGGGTGCACTTGCATGAGAGAATCATCACCTATTAAAGAAACTGCAAGTGATGGGGTAGTGTCAAGAAACCCACTGTCACTAACTTCTTCAACTGTCTCACCAATTGAAAGCACAAGAGTAGCATTTGCAAATGACACCACAATGTATGCATCAAATTCATCGGACACATTCTTCTTCACTGTCCAGACCGCACTCGGTACACCAGGAAGCTCTGACACGGCCATCTCACTGATAGCTAAACCAGGTCTTAGTATCCTGAGGGATGAACGAGGACCCCGCCCACAAAGTGTAAATATTTGAGGTGTTTCTTCCTCAAAGAGATTATTGACCTTCATATCCATTATCGGCATCAAGCTCTCAACTTGATCAATCCTAACAAGGTTTTTTAGTTTTCTGGGCTGGAAAAACAAAGGCTGGAAACCTTCTTCCGTTTCCATCAATGTGGCTGATGAAGACTCCACGTCAGGTT from Malus domestica chromosome 01, GDT2T_hap1 includes:
- the LOC103433519 gene encoding spliceosome-associated protein 130 A encodes the protein MYLYSLTLQRATGIVCAINGNFSGGKAQEIVVARGKVLDLLRPDENGKIQTLLSVEIFGAIRSLAQFRLTGSQKDYIVVGSDSGRIVILEYNKEKNVFDKIHQETFGKSGCRRIVPGQYLAIDPKGRAVMVGACEKQKLVYVLNRDTSARLTISSPLEAHKSHTIVYSICGVDCGFDNPMFAAIELDYAEADQDSTGQAANEAQKHLTFYELDLGLNHVSRKWSDQVDNGANMLVTVPGGGDGPSGVLVCAENFVIYKNQDKPDLRAVIPRRADLPAERGVLIVSAAMHKQKSMFFFLLQTEYGDIFKVTLDHDNDKVSELKIKYFDTIPVTTSMCVLKSGFLFAASEFGNHSLYQFQAIGEEPDVESSSATLMETEEGFQPLFFQPRKLKNLVRIDQVESLMPIMDMKVNNLFEEETPQIFTLCGRGPRSSLRILRPGLAISEMAVSELPGVPSAVWTVKKNVSDEFDAYIVVSFANATLVLSIGETVEEVSDSGFLDTTPSLAVSLIGDDSLMQVHPNGIRHIREDGRINEWRTPGKRTIVKVGSNRLQVVIALSGGELIYFEVDMTGQLMEVEKHEMSGDVACLDIAPVPEGRQRSRFLAVGSYDSTIRILSLDPDDCMQILSVQSLSGVPESLLFLEVQASIGGEDGADHPASLFLNAGLRSGILFRTVVDMVTGQLSDSRSRFLGLRAPKLFSISVRGKHAMLCLSSRPWLGYIHQGHFLLTPLSYETLEYAASFSSDQCSEGVVSVAGNALRVFTIERLGETFNETVIPLRYTPRKFIIQLKRKLLVIIESDQGAFTAEEREAAKKECFEAAGLGDNGNGNVDQMENGGDEEDPLADEHYGYPKAESDKWVSCIRVLDPKTATTTCLLELQDNEAAFSICTVNFHDKEYGTLLAVGTAKGLQFWPKKSVTAGYIHIYRFLDDGKSLELLHKTQVDGVPLALCQFQGRLLAGIGPVLRLYDLGKKRLLRKCENKLFPNTIASIQTYRDRIYVGDIQESFHYCKYRRDENQLYIFADDCVPRWLTASFHIDFDTMAGADKFGNVYFVRLPQDVSDEIEEDPTGGRIKWEQGKLNGAPNKVEEIVQYHVGDVVSCLQKASLIPGGGECIIYGTVMGSLGSLLAFTSRDDVDFFSHLEMYMRQEHPPLCGRDHMAYRSAYFPVKDVIDGDLCEQFPTLPMDLQRKIADELDRTPGEILKKLEEIRNKII